A stretch of the Glutamicibacter sp. JL.03c genome encodes the following:
- a CDS encoding lysophospholipid acyltransferase family protein, producing MSIYTMTRASIRGVIHGVCRAEVTGLENVPKEGGFIVASNHLSFFDSLIIQALTPRDVAFFAKAEYFTTPGVKGKLMKTFFESVGSIPVQRGEQAASVAALDSLVDIIEEGSGIGIYPEGTRSRDGKLYRGRTGVGWLALTTGVPVVPVGLIGTEKLQPAGSKGFKPAKFHIHYGEPLQFDQLGRKHPLPQRRQATDRIVDAIAELSGQERADSYNQLPPDAK from the coding sequence ATGAGCATCTACACCATGACCCGCGCTTCGATTCGCGGTGTTATCCATGGCGTTTGCCGTGCCGAGGTTACCGGCCTGGAAAATGTGCCCAAAGAGGGCGGATTCATCGTCGCTTCGAACCACCTCTCCTTTTTCGACTCGCTCATCATCCAGGCCTTGACCCCTCGTGACGTCGCCTTCTTCGCGAAAGCGGAGTATTTCACCACGCCCGGTGTCAAGGGAAAACTGATGAAGACCTTTTTCGAGTCAGTTGGATCGATTCCTGTTCAGCGTGGAGAGCAGGCTGCCTCGGTGGCGGCTCTCGATTCTCTGGTGGACATCATCGAAGAAGGCAGCGGTATCGGGATTTATCCCGAAGGCACTCGTTCGCGCGATGGAAAGCTGTACCGAGGCCGAACCGGTGTAGGTTGGCTGGCATTGACCACTGGCGTACCGGTGGTGCCGGTGGGCCTGATCGGCACCGAGAAGCTGCAGCCAGCAGGTTCGAAGGGCTTCAAGCCAGCCAAATTCCATATCCATTATGGTGAGCCTCTGCAGTTCGACCAGCTGGGCCGCAAGCATCCTCTGCCGCAACGCCGTCAGGCGACGGATCGTATTGTGGATGCCATTGCTGAACTCTCTGGCCAGGAACGCGCCGACTCATACAATCAGCTACCTCCAGACGCGAAATAA
- the uvrC gene encoding excinuclease ABC subunit UvrC: MADPASYRPKTSDIPTKPGVYRFRDEHGRVIYVGKAKVLRNRLTSYFANPDRLTPKTRAMVFTAGSVEWTVVGSELEALQLEFVWIKEYNPRFNIVFRDDKTYPYLAVTLNEKYPRALVMRGDKRKGVKYFGPFYPAKAIRETLDTLLRVFPVRSCAPGVFKRAEASGRPCLLGYIDKCSAPCVGRISEEDHRQLADDLCTFMSGEATKFTKALTVKMQDAVAELEYEQAARYRDDIAALNRVFERNAVVLDDRTEADIFGVHGDELEAAVQVFHVRDGRIRSQRGWVVEKVADASDAEFVEQLLTQIYADHADRIPREILVPALPEDINDVTTWLSELRGSKVSLRVAQRGDKAALAGTVKENAEQALRLHKSKRAGDITTRSLAMQELQEALGAEQALLRIECYDASHTQGTNVVASMVVFEDGLPKKSEYRKFSITGDAARDDTASMYDVIHRRFSRYLKEKVDPSSFATGVIVDGVSGEVEKKKFSYPPSLVIVDGGPPQVAAAQKAMDDLGIDDIPVVGLAKRLEELWLPDDPFPVILPRASASLYLVQRLRDEAHRFAISFHREKRAKSMISSELDAVPGLGKAKQAALRKHFGSMKKIRAASIEELVQVPGVGEKLAAIIKENLEDASLSGVNMTTGEIVD; encoded by the coding sequence ATGGCTGATCCAGCAAGCTACCGTCCGAAAACCTCGGATATTCCAACTAAGCCCGGTGTGTACCGCTTTCGCGACGAGCATGGCCGTGTGATTTATGTTGGCAAAGCCAAGGTGCTGCGGAACCGACTTACCTCGTACTTCGCCAACCCGGACCGGCTTACCCCGAAAACGCGGGCCATGGTCTTCACCGCAGGCAGCGTCGAATGGACCGTGGTGGGTTCGGAGCTTGAGGCCCTCCAGCTGGAATTCGTTTGGATCAAGGAATATAACCCTCGATTCAACATCGTCTTCCGTGATGACAAGACCTACCCGTATCTTGCCGTGACGCTGAATGAGAAGTACCCACGCGCATTGGTGATGCGCGGTGATAAGCGCAAAGGCGTCAAGTACTTCGGCCCGTTCTACCCGGCCAAGGCCATTCGCGAAACCTTGGATACCCTGTTGCGGGTATTCCCGGTCCGAAGTTGCGCGCCCGGGGTGTTCAAGCGAGCCGAAGCTTCAGGCCGCCCCTGCTTGCTTGGCTATATCGACAAGTGCTCTGCACCTTGTGTTGGACGAATTAGCGAAGAGGACCATCGCCAGCTTGCCGATGACCTCTGCACGTTCATGAGCGGCGAAGCCACTAAATTCACCAAAGCGCTCACCGTCAAAATGCAGGACGCGGTTGCCGAGCTCGAATACGAGCAGGCGGCGCGCTACCGTGACGATATTGCAGCGCTGAACCGGGTATTCGAGCGCAACGCTGTGGTGCTCGACGATCGAACTGAAGCGGATATCTTCGGCGTCCATGGCGACGAGCTCGAAGCTGCCGTGCAGGTATTCCACGTGCGCGACGGCCGTATTCGTTCACAGCGCGGATGGGTTGTCGAAAAAGTCGCGGATGCTTCGGACGCTGAATTCGTCGAGCAGCTTCTGACGCAAATCTATGCAGACCATGCCGACCGGATTCCTCGCGAGATCCTGGTTCCAGCACTGCCTGAGGACATCAACGATGTCACCACCTGGCTTTCGGAATTGCGCGGGTCGAAGGTATCCCTTCGCGTTGCGCAACGTGGCGACAAGGCGGCCCTGGCTGGCACGGTTAAGGAAAATGCCGAACAAGCACTGCGTCTGCATAAGTCCAAGCGCGCCGGAGACATTACTACTCGTTCTCTGGCCATGCAGGAACTGCAAGAAGCACTTGGCGCCGAACAAGCGTTGCTGCGCATTGAATGCTATGACGCTTCGCATACCCAGGGGACCAATGTCGTGGCCTCGATGGTGGTCTTCGAAGACGGGCTGCCGAAGAAGAGCGAGTACCGAAAATTCTCCATTACCGGCGATGCGGCACGCGATGATACCGCCAGCATGTACGACGTCATCCATCGGCGATTCAGCCGATACCTCAAAGAGAAAGTCGATCCGTCGTCCTTCGCTACTGGCGTGATAGTTGATGGCGTATCTGGTGAAGTGGAGAAGAAGAAATTCTCCTATCCGCCATCCCTGGTCATTGTCGATGGCGGCCCGCCGCAGGTTGCCGCGGCCCAAAAAGCCATGGACGATCTAGGGATTGACGACATTCCGGTGGTCGGGTTGGCCAAACGACTGGAAGAGCTTTGGCTTCCGGACGATCCGTTCCCGGTCATCCTCCCGCGAGCCTCGGCTTCTTTGTACCTTGTGCAGCGGCTTCGCGACGAGGCACACCGTTTCGCGATTAGCTTCCACCGTGAGAAGCGTGCCAAGTCGATGATCTCCTCCGAGCTGGATGCCGTGCCGGGGCTCGGCAAAGCCAAGCAAGCGGCACTGCGCAAGCATTTTGGATCCATGAAAAAGATTCGTGCCGCCAGCATCGAGGAGCTTGTCCAGGTTCCAGGTGTGGGCGAGAAGCTGGCCGCAATCATCAAAGAAAACCTTGAAGATGCTTCACTTTCTGGCGTGAATATGACGACGGGCGAAATCGTCGACTAG
- the uvrA gene encoding excinuclease ABC subunit UvrA, whose amino-acid sequence MAITAESKKTDLTRLVVKGAREHNLKNVDIDLPRDAMIVFTGLSGSGKSSLAFDTIFAEGQRRYVESLSAYARMFLGQVDKPDVDFIEGLSPAVSIDQKSTSRNPRSTVGTITEVYDYMRLLWARVGRPHCPICHEPISKQTPQQIVDQLMELPEKTRFQILAPVVRARKGEFVDLFAELSSKGFSRARVDGTTIQLNDPPKLAKQVKHTIEVVVDRLAIKEDARQRLTDSIETALGIADGRVLADFVDLDEADPQRVRAFSENLACPNEHPLAIDEIEPRTFSFNNPFGACSACSGIGTKLEVDEHLIVPDPEVTLADGAIAPWSLGKATTEYWNRLIEGLGNELGFTMDTQWKALPAKAREAILNGKDHKVVVQYKNRFGRERKYSTGFEGVISYVHRKHEETESDHARDRYEQYMRQIPCPTCGGARLNPASLSVLIGGRSIAEVSAMDLRSAANFLSTIELSAREARIAAQVLKEIDARMKFLLDVGLEYLTLERAAGTLSGGEAQRIRLATQIGSGLVGVLYVLDEPSIGLHQRDNRRLIDTLLHLRSLGNTLIVVEHDEDTIAEADWIVDIGPGAGEHGGEVVHSGSVEGLKANTQSLTGDYLSGRKKIDVPTKRRKVDKDRKLKVVGASENNLQDVSVEFPLGLLTAVTGVSGSGKSTLVNDILYKVLANKLNGAKQVPGRHTRVLGLEHLDKVVHVDQSPIGRTPRSNPATYTGVFDNIRKLFAETNEAKLRGYQPGRFSFNVKGGRCEACSGDGTLKIEMNFLPDVYVPCEVCHGARYNRETLQVLYKGKNIADVLDMPIAEGAEFFSAFTPIARHLSTLVDVGLGYVRLGQPATTLSGGEAQRVKLAAELQKRSNGRSIYVLDEPTTGLHFEDIRKLLKVLQGLVDKGNTVLTIEHNLDVIKSADWVIDLGPEGGSGGGTILATGTPEKVAKVSESHTGKFLAEIL is encoded by the coding sequence GTGGCTATTACTGCAGAGAGCAAGAAAACAGATCTCACCCGATTGGTCGTCAAGGGCGCGCGTGAGCACAATCTGAAAAATGTTGACATTGATCTTCCGCGTGATGCGATGATCGTCTTCACCGGCCTATCCGGATCCGGCAAGTCCTCGCTGGCATTCGACACCATCTTCGCCGAGGGCCAGCGTCGATACGTCGAGTCTCTTTCTGCCTATGCCCGAATGTTCCTCGGGCAGGTGGACAAGCCGGATGTTGACTTCATTGAGGGCTTGTCGCCAGCAGTGTCAATCGACCAGAAGTCCACTAGCCGCAACCCCCGGTCGACCGTAGGCACGATCACCGAAGTCTATGACTACATGCGTTTGCTCTGGGCGCGAGTCGGGCGGCCGCATTGCCCAATTTGCCATGAGCCGATCTCCAAGCAGACCCCTCAGCAAATCGTGGATCAGCTGATGGAGCTGCCGGAGAAGACCCGTTTCCAGATCCTCGCTCCCGTCGTGCGAGCACGCAAGGGCGAGTTCGTCGACCTCTTCGCTGAGCTCTCCTCGAAGGGTTTCTCGCGCGCACGCGTTGACGGAACCACCATTCAACTCAATGATCCACCGAAGCTGGCCAAGCAGGTGAAGCACACCATCGAGGTAGTCGTCGACCGCTTGGCCATCAAGGAAGATGCCCGACAGCGTCTGACCGATTCGATTGAAACTGCGTTGGGAATCGCAGACGGCCGGGTATTGGCAGACTTTGTCGACCTGGATGAAGCGGACCCGCAGCGGGTGCGCGCGTTCTCCGAGAACCTGGCATGCCCCAACGAGCACCCTCTGGCAATCGATGAGATCGAGCCACGTACTTTCTCCTTCAACAACCCGTTCGGCGCATGCTCAGCATGTTCTGGTATCGGCACCAAGCTTGAAGTAGACGAGCACCTGATCGTGCCAGACCCGGAAGTCACCCTCGCCGATGGCGCCATCGCTCCATGGTCCTTGGGCAAGGCGACTACTGAATACTGGAATCGCCTGATCGAAGGCCTGGGCAACGAGCTGGGCTTCACGATGGATACCCAGTGGAAGGCCCTGCCGGCCAAGGCGCGCGAAGCGATCCTCAACGGCAAGGACCACAAGGTTGTTGTCCAGTACAAGAATCGCTTCGGACGTGAACGCAAATACTCGACCGGCTTTGAAGGTGTCATCTCGTACGTTCACCGGAAGCATGAAGAAACTGAATCCGATCATGCGCGTGATCGCTACGAGCAGTACATGCGACAGATCCCATGCCCGACCTGTGGTGGAGCCCGGTTGAACCCGGCATCGCTCTCAGTCTTGATCGGTGGACGATCCATCGCTGAAGTTTCAGCAATGGATTTGCGCAGCGCTGCCAACTTCCTCTCGACCATCGAGCTCTCCGCTCGCGAAGCCAGGATCGCAGCCCAGGTGCTGAAGGAAATCGACGCTCGCATGAAGTTCCTGCTGGACGTCGGTCTGGAATATCTCACTCTTGAGCGAGCTGCGGGCACGTTGTCCGGCGGTGAAGCCCAGCGCATTCGCTTGGCCACCCAGATCGGCTCCGGCCTGGTCGGCGTCCTCTACGTGCTCGACGAGCCGTCCATCGGCTTGCACCAGCGCGACAACCGCCGGCTGATCGACACGCTGCTGCATCTGCGCTCCTTGGGCAACACGCTGATCGTGGTGGAGCACGATGAAGACACCATCGCCGAAGCCGACTGGATCGTGGATATCGGACCGGGCGCCGGCGAACACGGCGGCGAAGTAGTGCACTCCGGTTCGGTCGAAGGATTGAAGGCCAATACTCAGTCGTTGACCGGCGATTACCTGTCGGGTCGCAAGAAGATAGATGTTCCGACCAAACGCCGCAAGGTTGATAAGGACCGCAAGCTCAAAGTTGTCGGTGCCAGCGAAAACAACCTCCAAGATGTGTCTGTCGAATTCCCGCTGGGCCTGCTCACAGCAGTGACCGGTGTGTCCGGCTCGGGCAAGTCGACCTTGGTCAACGACATTCTCTACAAGGTCCTGGCCAACAAGCTCAACGGAGCCAAGCAGGTACCAGGACGGCATACCCGAGTGCTCGGCCTTGAGCACCTGGACAAGGTCGTACACGTCGACCAGTCGCCGATCGGCCGTACCCCGCGATCGAATCCTGCCACGTACACCGGCGTGTTCGACAACATTCGCAAGCTCTTCGCGGAAACTAACGAAGCTAAATTGCGCGGCTACCAGCCGGGTCGCTTCTCCTTCAACGTCAAGGGCGGTCGCTGCGAAGCGTGCTCCGGCGACGGAACGTTGAAGATCGAGATGAACTTCCTGCCCGACGTTTACGTGCCATGCGAAGTGTGCCATGGGGCGCGGTACAACCGCGAGACATTGCAAGTGCTGTACAAGGGCAAGAACATCGCCGATGTCCTGGACATGCCAATCGCAGAGGGCGCCGAATTCTTCAGCGCCTTCACGCCGATTGCCCGTCACCTCAGTACCTTGGTTGACGTTGGATTGGGATACGTGCGTTTGGGGCAGCCTGCCACGACCCTTTCCGGTGGTGAGGCCCAGCGCGTCAAGTTGGCGGCCGAATTGCAGAAGCGTTCGAATGGCCGGTCCATCTACGTGCTGGACGAGCCAACCACAGGCCTGCACTTCGAGGACATCCGCAAGCTACTGAAGGTGCTGCAGGGTCTGGTGGACAAGGGCAACACGGTCTTGACCATTGAGCACAACCTTGACGTGATCAAGTCTGCGGACTGGGTGATCGACCTCGGCCCTGAGGGCGGTTCCGGCGGCGGTACGATCCTTGCGACTGGCACACCTGAAAAGGTGGCCAAGGTCAGCGAGTCGCATACCGGAAAGTTCTTGGCCGAAATCCTGTAG
- a CDS encoding DEAD/DEAH box helicase — MLLTEYLPADSKNVSDDEIYEAFGQWVTSRGINLYPAQDEASMALAGGSNVILATPTGSGKSMVAIAAHFYAMARDQISFYTAPIKALVSEKFFDLCKIFGAENVGMVTGDSSVNADAPIICCTAEILANIALREGSRADVGCVIMDEFHFYADPQRGWAWQVPLIELPQAQFLLMSATLGDVTRFEKELEERTGTPTVTVAHTERPIPLHFYYSMEPVQEAVEELIKTKQIPIYIVHFSQLDAIDRATGLMSINVATREEKEKISDMIGGFRFAAGFGKTLNRLVRHGIGIHHAGMLPKYRRLVEQLAQAGLLKVICGTDTLGVGINVPIRTVVITALSKFDGTRTRIVNAREFHQIAGRAGRAGFDTAGTVLVQAPEHAIENHKAMEKALKKHGEGSSKLKQIPKKKPPQNFVTWGEKTFDKIVAAPPETLKSSFQVSHSMLLNLLEREDNAFEAAVRLLSENHETPSTQRKLKLRAIGILRELIATEVVVRRDEPDEYGNFYELTVHLQQNFALNQPLSPFALAALDLLDPDSASYALDVVSVIEATLEKPRQVLSGQEKKARGEAIAAMKAEGMDYNDRMNALDEITYPMPLAEKLESAFEQYRSGAPWLADFELQPKSIVRDMYERAMGFSDFVQYYQLARSEGVLLRYLTDAYKALRQTVPQDALREDLEDLIEWLGEMIRQIDSSLLDEWEELSRGELHEETETAPPPAPEKLTSNKRAFRVMVRNEMFRRVKLFADEQDQALGELDAHNGFDADAWADAMDGYFDEHEDIDDGPTGRSSKLFIVSELPNRVWEIRQIFADPAEHHDWGISATLSLDESDEVGAPVVTVTSVGRMD; from the coding sequence ATGTTGCTCACCGAATATTTGCCAGCAGACAGCAAAAACGTATCCGACGACGAAATCTATGAGGCTTTTGGCCAATGGGTCACCTCTCGGGGCATCAACCTCTATCCGGCCCAGGATGAAGCGTCGATGGCTCTGGCTGGCGGCAGCAACGTCATCCTTGCCACGCCTACCGGCTCCGGCAAGTCAATGGTCGCCATCGCTGCGCACTTCTATGCCATGGCCCGCGACCAGATCAGCTTCTACACCGCGCCAATCAAGGCGCTGGTTTCCGAGAAGTTCTTCGACCTCTGCAAGATTTTCGGCGCGGAAAATGTCGGCATGGTTACCGGAGACTCGTCGGTCAATGCGGACGCACCGATTATCTGCTGCACTGCGGAAATCCTGGCGAACATTGCGCTGCGCGAAGGCTCCAGAGCCGATGTCGGCTGCGTCATCATGGATGAGTTCCACTTCTATGCCGATCCGCAGCGTGGCTGGGCCTGGCAGGTGCCGCTCATCGAGCTTCCGCAGGCGCAATTCCTGCTGATGAGCGCCACGCTCGGTGACGTGACCCGTTTCGAGAAGGAATTGGAAGAGCGCACCGGAACGCCCACGGTTACCGTTGCCCATACCGAACGCCCGATCCCTCTGCATTTCTACTACTCCATGGAGCCAGTCCAGGAAGCGGTCGAGGAACTGATCAAGACCAAGCAGATCCCGATCTACATCGTGCACTTCTCCCAGCTCGACGCGATCGACCGCGCCACCGGGCTCATGAGCATCAATGTCGCTACGCGCGAGGAGAAAGAAAAAATCTCCGACATGATCGGCGGTTTCCGTTTTGCCGCTGGTTTCGGCAAGACCCTCAACCGCTTAGTTCGCCACGGCATCGGCATCCACCACGCAGGCATGCTGCCCAAATACCGGCGCTTGGTCGAACAGCTTGCCCAGGCGGGCCTGCTCAAGGTCATCTGTGGTACCGACACCTTGGGCGTTGGTATCAACGTGCCTATCCGCACGGTGGTCATCACGGCCCTGTCAAAATTCGATGGCACACGCACCCGCATCGTGAATGCCCGCGAGTTCCACCAGATCGCAGGACGAGCGGGCCGAGCAGGATTTGATACCGCGGGAACGGTGCTGGTCCAAGCGCCGGAGCACGCGATCGAGAATCATAAGGCGATGGAAAAGGCCCTCAAGAAGCACGGCGAGGGTTCATCCAAGCTCAAGCAGATTCCGAAGAAGAAGCCACCTCAGAATTTTGTGACCTGGGGCGAAAAGACCTTCGACAAGATCGTTGCCGCTCCCCCGGAAACGCTGAAGTCCTCCTTCCAGGTATCGCACTCCATGCTGCTGAACCTGTTGGAGCGCGAAGACAACGCCTTTGAAGCCGCGGTTCGCCTGCTCAGTGAAAACCACGAGACGCCATCCACCCAGCGCAAGCTGAAGCTGCGCGCCATCGGCATCCTTCGTGAACTGATTGCCACCGAAGTTGTTGTGCGACGCGATGAGCCCGACGAATACGGCAACTTCTACGAGTTGACCGTGCATCTTCAGCAGAACTTCGCGCTGAACCAGCCGCTGTCCCCCTTCGCTCTTGCGGCCTTGGATTTGCTGGACCCGGATTCAGCAAGTTACGCACTCGATGTGGTCTCGGTGATCGAGGCCACCCTCGAAAAGCCTCGCCAGGTGCTTTCGGGCCAGGAGAAGAAGGCACGCGGCGAGGCGATTGCCGCGATGAAGGCCGAAGGCATGGACTACAACGACCGCATGAATGCGCTCGATGAAATCACCTATCCGATGCCTCTGGCGGAAAAGCTGGAATCGGCATTTGAGCAATATCGCTCCGGCGCTCCTTGGCTTGCAGACTTCGAGCTGCAGCCCAAGTCGATCGTTCGCGATATGTACGAGCGCGCCATGGGGTTCTCCGACTTCGTCCAGTATTACCAGTTGGCCCGTTCCGAAGGCGTCCTGCTGCGCTACCTCACTGATGCGTACAAGGCGCTGCGCCAAACCGTCCCGCAAGATGCCCTGCGCGAAGATCTCGAAGACCTTATCGAGTGGCTTGGCGAGATGATCCGCCAGATCGACTCCTCGCTGCTGGACGAGTGGGAAGAGCTATCCCGTGGAGAACTGCATGAAGAAACCGAAACAGCACCTCCTCCGGCGCCGGAAAAGCTGACCAGCAACAAACGCGCTTTCCGCGTGATGGTGCGCAATGAGATGTTCCGCCGCGTCAAGCTATTTGCCGACGAACAGGATCAGGCACTCGGCGAGCTCGACGCGCACAATGGCTTCGATGCGGATGCGTGGGCTGATGCCATGGACGGCTATTTCGATGAGCACGAGGACATCGATGACGGCCCAACTGGCCGCAGTTCGAAATTGTTCATCGTCAGTGAGCTGCCCAACCGCGTCTGGGAGATCCGCCAGATCTTCGCTGACCCCGCCGAACACCACGACTGGGGTATCAGCGCGACACTTTCCTTGGATGAATCAGACGAAGTCGGCGCCCCAGTGGTGACCGTAACGTCCGTGGGTCGCATGGACTAG
- a CDS encoding MBL fold metallo-hydrolase, which translates to MNELLLDDVTIRWISVSDMANNVYLITNRASGEQLLVDAADDASAIAELIDEARNDADNPRIVGIATTHQHWDHVRALAELVDQHPVTTYAGADDMARIAEESGVQVTNGLNQGDQLKLGEVIIEAIHLRGHTPGSIGYALVDSSGQPVILSGDSLFPGGVGNTWKDPQRFLSLITDVSERIFDRFPDETKVLPGHGDTTTLGAERPHLDEWRERGW; encoded by the coding sequence ATGAACGAACTATTGCTAGATGATGTAACCATCCGCTGGATCTCCGTCTCCGACATGGCTAACAATGTTTATCTCATTACCAACCGCGCATCGGGCGAGCAGCTTCTGGTGGACGCTGCAGACGATGCCTCTGCCATTGCAGAGCTCATCGACGAAGCCAGGAACGATGCCGATAATCCGCGAATCGTTGGAATCGCGACAACGCACCAGCACTGGGACCATGTTCGGGCTTTGGCTGAGCTCGTGGATCAACACCCTGTGACCACTTACGCCGGCGCCGACGACATGGCACGAATTGCCGAAGAGTCCGGCGTCCAAGTCACCAACGGCCTGAACCAAGGCGATCAGCTCAAGCTTGGCGAGGTCATTATCGAAGCTATCCACCTGCGCGGCCATACTCCGGGATCGATCGGCTACGCCCTGGTTGACTCCTCCGGCCAGCCAGTCATCCTCAGCGGCGACAGCCTGTTCCCAGGTGGCGTAGGCAATACGTGGAAGGATCCGCAGCGTTTCCTCTCGCTGATCACCGACGTATCCGAACGGATCTTCGATCGCTTCCCGGATGAAACCAAGGTCCTCCCGGGACATGGCGACACCACCACTCTAGGAGCCGAACGTCCGCATCTGGACGAGTGGCGCGAACGCGGCTGGTAA
- a CDS encoding GntR family transcriptional regulator encodes MSELGFIKIDPKSTIAPYQQVREQILSAIAKGKLAPGTKLPSVRALSGTLNLAVNTVAKVYKELELQGAVVTRGRHGTVVQAAENRAEQEVSDAAADLARIAQMWSVDEATAVRYLRAAFSSLPR; translated from the coding sequence ATGAGCGAACTTGGATTCATCAAGATCGACCCCAAATCCACTATCGCGCCATACCAGCAGGTCCGTGAACAGATTCTCTCAGCCATCGCCAAAGGCAAGCTCGCCCCGGGGACCAAGCTCCCGTCGGTCCGTGCACTCTCAGGCACTCTGAACCTTGCGGTAAATACCGTTGCCAAGGTCTACAAAGAGCTTGAGCTGCAGGGGGCCGTTGTCACGCGGGGGCGCCACGGTACGGTGGTGCAGGCGGCGGAGAACCGTGCCGAGCAAGAAGTCAGCGACGCGGCCGCCGATTTGGCTCGGATTGCGCAGATGTGGTCTGTGGACGAAGCAACCGCGGTGAGATACCTTCGCGCAGCCTTTAGCTCCCTGCCCCGCTAG
- a CDS encoding methyltransferase domain-containing protein: MKWDPAKYTEFSDYRGRPYKDLLGQLAEAEPKKVVDLGCGPGNMTRLIAQRWPEAQVVGLDASQEMIAKATSSAHEANLSFALSDATQWEPEEDLDLLFSNAMLQWLPTHRELLTSWLGQMKAGSIVAIQVPGNFGSPSHALMREVAESSKWAGKLGGVLRGGDVVGEPDEYQRILLDAGFQANVWETTFQQLLLGDDPILDWVRGTALLPVKASLNAGDYVEFENDYRAAVSPHYQAFQSPDGTTLTNFPFRRIFMVGHKLAA; this comes from the coding sequence ATGAAATGGGATCCAGCAAAGTACACAGAATTTTCCGATTACCGTGGGCGCCCCTATAAGGACCTGCTCGGGCAGCTAGCTGAAGCCGAGCCGAAGAAGGTCGTTGATCTGGGATGCGGTCCAGGCAACATGACCCGGCTTATCGCCCAGCGGTGGCCTGAAGCCCAGGTAGTGGGACTGGATGCCTCACAGGAAATGATCGCAAAAGCCACGTCATCCGCGCATGAGGCTAATCTGAGTTTCGCCTTGTCTGATGCGACGCAGTGGGAGCCCGAGGAAGATCTGGATCTTCTGTTCTCCAACGCGATGCTGCAGTGGCTGCCGACTCACCGTGAATTGTTGACCTCATGGCTGGGACAGATGAAGGCCGGTTCCATTGTGGCGATCCAGGTGCCCGGCAACTTCGGGTCGCCGTCCCATGCGCTCATGCGCGAGGTAGCCGAAAGCTCGAAGTGGGCTGGCAAGCTCGGCGGCGTTCTCCGCGGAGGCGACGTCGTAGGGGAGCCGGACGAGTACCAGCGAATCCTGCTAGACGCGGGGTTCCAGGCAAATGTCTGGGAGACGACGTTCCAGCAGTTGCTGCTTGGCGATGACCCGATTCTGGACTGGGTCCGTGGTACTGCCTTGCTGCCGGTGAAGGCGTCTTTGAATGCCGGCGACTACGTCGAATTTGAGAATGACTATCGAGCGGCGGTTTCCCCGCATTACCAGGCCTTCCAATCCCCGGATGGAACGACACTGACAAATTTCCCGTTCCGTCGCATATTCATGGTGGGCCACAAGTTGGCCGCGTAG
- a CDS encoding HAD hydrolase-like protein: MSVTSVLFDLDGTLVDPAGAITSGIRHALVAHGLPDPGEARVEALVGPPLQVGLRTIEGVTDENIDSIIATYRARYEEVGMDESRIYPGIVALLEALRSENIYVAVTTAKPVNIARLLLDRKGLTEHLDAIHGNAGEHGSMGSSKTHIVAEALSHANLDAKSSVVVGDRYYDLDAARENSVASIGVAWGFAQGDELSKADKRVGNVRELAQALLGEQAAGPIEIEASVVQEGAE, encoded by the coding sequence ATGTCGGTAACAAGCGTGCTCTTCGACCTTGACGGGACCCTCGTGGACCCCGCAGGTGCCATTACTTCGGGTATTCGTCACGCCCTCGTGGCACACGGACTCCCGGATCCAGGCGAGGCACGAGTCGAAGCTCTGGTGGGTCCTCCGCTTCAAGTTGGGCTTCGCACCATAGAAGGCGTCACCGACGAAAACATTGATTCCATTATCGCGACGTATCGGGCCCGCTACGAAGAAGTCGGCATGGATGAATCGCGCATTTATCCAGGGATCGTGGCGCTATTAGAGGCCTTGCGTAGTGAAAATATCTACGTTGCCGTCACCACTGCAAAACCCGTGAACATCGCTCGATTGCTTTTGGACCGAAAAGGTCTGACCGAGCATTTGGATGCGATTCATGGCAATGCAGGCGAGCATGGATCCATGGGTTCAAGCAAAACGCACATCGTCGCCGAAGCTTTGTCCCACGCGAACTTGGATGCCAAATCCAGCGTTGTCGTGGGAGATCGGTACTACGACTTGGATGCGGCCCGGGAGAATTCTGTCGCTTCCATCGGTGTGGCGTGGGGATTCGCCCAAGGCGATGAACTGTCCAAGGCCGACAAGCGGGTAGGCAATGTCAGAGAACTAGCGCAAGCGCTACTAGGCGAGCAAGCTGCCGGTCCAATAGAAATCGAGGCAAGCGTCGTGCAGGAAGGTGCAGAATAG